Genomic segment of Heliangelus exortis chromosome 7, bHelExo1.hap1, whole genome shotgun sequence:
ATGTatctgctccagtgcctgcaaATAAGATGAGCTCTGGTACATATTGCCACTGTCACCACTGTGCAAGATTTGGGCAGCTTGTTGGTCTCATCACTGCTGTCTGGAGCTCTCTGCCTGCCCTGAACAAAGTCTGGGCACGGGTTTTGGGGCTTACACAAGACTCCCTCCAGCATCCTTCAGTCTGGGGAGGTACCACCTTGCTTTTGAGAGAGGAGTGCCTGGTGGGTACCTGTGTCTGCCACAGCCTGACTTCTCTCCCttgccccttccctgctctgtaAATCATGAGCctcattatttctgcttttcaggatGACTCTGGTGTGGGAGGGTTAAAAGAGCAAATAACATTCAGGGCATTTTCCAGCCCCAAGTCCCTCCTAGCCCCCAGCTCTGTGGGGATCAGTGCAATGCCAGCTTGCACAGAGCACAGTGAGGGATGCATGACATCCACCCTGCCacccttcctcttccctgccctcccagcacagccctcacTGCAAACCCCTGCTCTGCACCTTGAGGAAATGGGTTACAGCCAGCGCTGCAAACTGCAGCTTGCAGCTCTCGCTTCAGGCTTTGCACTCTCagttcctccctccccagcagttCACATGCCTGCTTGTTCATCACCACCTTTTTCTTAAGTCAGGTTTGCCACTGTGGCTGAAACCTAGGTCAGACTCTTTCTCCAAAAGGAGAGAAGGCAGCCTGGTGTACTTGCAGCACCTGaaaccaccacctcctcctaGACAGGTCCCCATCACCCCTACGTGCTGGAGCATTGCTGCTGATGCCAAGGGAAGGAATGTACTGGCAAATCCCATTGTCATGGCTATGCCCTCTTCCCTTCCTggtgggggaaggggggggtggggagaggacaaATGACACAGCTCATTGCTTCAAGGTGCCAAAGCAGTGTCCCAGAAGCCTCTCTTGACCTCAGGGTTTCTGCTGCGTGACCACCACACCAAGTTAACGCCAGCAGTGACAGTCAAAATCCCACcacactgaaaagaaacaaagtgtCTGGTGACCCGATTCCTGAATGGAGAGAAGAATTTTGGCCCTTTTCAGTGCTTGAGAATACTCGGGTCTTGTGAAAAGCTGTCCTGCATGTCACTCAGTGGCTGCTGGCCTCGTGCTGGGGTGATAAAATGATGTATGTTGGGAGTTTGGCACCTACTAGAAACTTTGGTTTCACAAGTCTGGGCTGGTGCAATGATGTACAATTATTATTTGTAATTCGTATGTCCCTCCATGTGCTCCAAGATTTAGCCTTCTGAGTATGGGAGAGGTACAGGAGacaaagctgggagaggtggTGACATGTGACATCCAGGACAGCAAGGGTGCATGGAAGACCAGCCATCCTCTTGGGAGCTGGAagtgcaggaggaaaagggtAAAACACTGATGGTAAAAGAAAAGcgtttacaaaaaaaaccaaaccaaaccaaaaaacaaacaaaaaaaccattgCTGGAAAGAAAACCTTCCAAGCTGCAACTGGAAAATCCTGGTGTCCTTTTGCAAGAATTGCAGAAGTCACCTCAGCCTCAAAGGGTGAGAATTTGGCATACTGCCAGGAGTACTCTGGGTCCCCATCTGTACTGGTTTGATGCTGGTTTGGTATGACTAATGTTTATGTTTGGACAGTGGcaattttttccctattttacaacaaaaaagagaagcaagagaaaaaaaaaaaaacaaaacacaaacatacTCTCTGAGTAACAGAGTCCCTACCACGAGTTTTTATCTCTTTGCCAGGGGCTGAGTCACACTGGAGCCTGACCCACAGCTGCTTTTGGATAAGCAATGCCAGGGTACTGTGTTTGGAGGGTGGATGCTCTGAGGGTACCCTGGGAGATCACAGTCCCCTCCAGCATGGCCAAAAGTCCAGGCTGGCCCAGGGACGATGAGGAGAAGCCACCCAGAGCCCTTACTGCCATACACTATGTGCTTCCCTGCCTCCACTTCTCTTCAGGGGCCCACAGCCACATCTCAGGAACATCCCCCAACACCCTCCAGATGAATTTTCCAATTTACAGGCatctatggggaaaaaaaaaacaaacccaaaaaaaaaaaaaaaaggaaaaaacccaagcatcccttttttttttttccttttaatcatCACtgataataaaacaaacagcaagaTAATTTCCCCTGATCCCAAGCCCAGGATAAAATTGCAGCAGAAACAAGGCTCCTCTCGTTGTGCATCCAGCTGAAAATGCAGCAGCCTTGCAAGTCCTTGACTGTCTCAAAAggctggtggggaaggagggCTCTGTCAGTGGCAGGGAGCCTCTCCCCTTCctgttttgcaaaggaaaaaaggtagTACAGGGTTCGCCTGTGACCCTGTTTTGTCTCGCAGTGGATAAAGTACTTTACCATCCACTCCTGGAGAGGATGTTCAGTCAGAGATGCAGAGAGAGGTTGATGTTGCAGAGACCAATAAGTTAAATCCTCAGGGAGGTTTGCAGGTGCTGGCTGTCCTTccttccccacatccccagTTTTCAACTAGTCCTTAAAAGGTGAGCAGTAGAGTCACACTCCACAGAAATTGGttgttaaaaaccaaaaactggACAAGAAAGGTTCCTTTCCAGCTCTGGGTCTGAGCCAGGAGGGGAGGTGatggcagagctccagcactTTCATAAGGCTTTGCTGCCAGTGGTCTCGATGGGGCAAGCACGGGGCCGTGGCTGCCTCTCCCTTCCCATCTGTTGCTGGGGATGTGCTTTCCTCTGGGGTCTTTTAGGCTTTCAAGGAATTTGGTGAGTCAGGAACAGGATctggaaaaaaggcagagcaggggtGTTAGCTTGCAGCTGAGCCCagattttccatggaaaacagAGACTTTGTGTCCTCCCCATCTTCAAAGCCCTGGGATTTGATGTCCCACATAATGCAGTTTTCAGGAGATATTTagcctcccctttcccctttaaACCCACCCTTTCCCCCCATCCTCCGGCTGCCCCTTTCCTTCCCACCTCTCCCACAGCCACCCCCGGGGTTTGGCATTGCCCTCACTCACCCAGCGTGGGGAAGAAGCTTTccccggggccggggggggACAGGGGTGTGCTGGGCTCGGAGAGAAGGTGCCGGCCCGACTCGGAGGGCAGCCGGCTGGCCATGTAGGAGAGCTGGGGTCGGGGCTGTGGCTCCGAGGGGACTGCCTCAAAGACAGGGTTTTCGatgccctgggctctgctgtgggagaggagaggcttGTGAGGGGgttgtggtttggtttcaggaggcttttttgggttttatccCTGCGATTTCGACTGGGAACAATcgagcagggcagggagcaaaTCAGGCACGGCATCTTGGCTGAGGGCAAGCAGGGACCCCAGTGCAGAGGGCAAAGCATTAGCTGAACGATTTTTATCTCCCCTGAGGCGTGGGGAGACGCATGCCCAGtcaaaaagaaaggagagactTTCCACTCAGAGGCAGGAAAGAGAAAGTGGTTTCCCAGAAAGGGACAAGGGCCCCAGGCATGGGTGCCACCAGCATCCCCTTCATTCTGCTGGGCTGAGGGTACACGCCAGCTTCAAGAGAAGGAGAGTACAAGGCCATGGAAGGGTTCAGGATGCAGGCAGAGGGGGTGTGAGGAGGTCAAGGGCAGCTGGAAGCCCACGGGTTTCCTCACCTCTCCATCCTGACGAGCTCATGGGCACCTGCCAAAGACAAAACCATTGGTGTGAGTGCTGGCAGCATGAAGGTCAGTGCCAGACCCAGGACCTCTGCCACGGCTCTCTTCTGGTGTCCCACTCCTGTCCAGTTCCTCCTTTTATTTACATTCCTCCCTCATCTTCCCTGTTCTTTAGCATCAGCCTCTTCTTTGCTACCAAAACCCATTCTCAGCATCCCTGCCATCTCCCACTGGGTTTATTGCCCAGCCTCCTCCCAGACTGCAACCACAGACtctggaggaaggggaaggagttGCCTGGATGCACCCACTACCCCTCTGGGCCACCCTACCAGGGCTCTCTAAAATACGCCCCCGGCATTCGGCTGCCCCACACAAGGGCTGCTTcctggattttttcttttccccatcccCTTTGCTGCAGCAGATGCACTCAGGTGTGCCAGGTGGCTGCATAGCAGAGCATCCTGAGCATTGGCCCAGGCTGTGCCAGTGGAAATAAACTGAACCTGGTCTGAGAAACCCCAGGAGCAAATCCCCTTGTGTTTTGCATTCCCTCTTGGGTTAAATAGCACCAGGTGATGCTTTGCAGAACAGACGTGGGGGGGGCAGCTGCAAaatgggtgcagggctgggcttTTTGGCCAGGATGGGTGTTGACAGTGCGCTTCCACTTTTGGTGGCTGATTTGCTGCTGCAAAACCCATTTCTCCAAAGGGATCGAACCACATGGCCGCTCACCGAGCACAGTGAGAGAAACCACAAGGCCTTGACTGGCCTGAGGCCTGGTGAAAGGGCTCTGCTGGTTAAGGTGAGGCCTCTTTCAGCTTAATTAATGAAATCCCTGGGAGCCTGGCACTGGCTGAACCTGGCAGCCCACTGCACTGCTTTCCTTGGGCTGGGGCAAAGGGGGGAGATCTGGCTTGctgcagtcacagaatcatttggaaaagatctttcagatcatcaagtccaaccttcATCCCAGCATTGCCAAAccactactaaaccatgtcctctGGCACCTGGGTTTGCCAAAGAAACTTCTCACCtgaagcagggaggggaagaaactCCTCTGGGTTGTGACACcatcactgccctgggcagtctgtgccttccaggaaagaaattgttcctaatatccagtctaaactttccttttgttctgtcacttgttcCTTAGGGAAAGAGACAAACCTGCACTCTctccaacctcttttcagggagttgtagagtgcAAGGTCTCCCTCCAGTTCCCTCATCTGCTCCTAACActtgtgctccagcccctctcccagctcaaCCAATGCTTTTCCAGTCACATAGAAGGCAAAGCTGTGTGGTGGAAGGAGGGATGAGGgcggtgagacactggcccaggttgcccagggaagccgaaaatgttcaaagccaggctAGATGGGGTTTTGAaaaacctggtctagtgggaggtgtccctgtccatggcagggtggttggaactagatggtccttaagatcccttccaacccaaaccattctctgactTCTCCCATCCCATAACAGCAAGGCTAACATGGCCCAGGAGATGAGATGAGGGCAGGGTACATacatctgctgctgacagctTGTCTCTGCTTAtagatgaggaggaggatgaggggcaGGCAGAGGATGCCAACGATGCAGGCGCCCGTcgccagggcagcagctgtgaTATCTGCAAGGGAAAAGGGCAGGGATgaagagggaggtgggagggcTCACATGGCATTTTCTTAGTTTCCTCAAGCTGTGGTGGAAGCAACACTGGTGTTTGCCCCATGCTGGATGCAGCGTGGCTTCCACATGCATGGGAGGTCTGCTCCTAGTGAAATAAATCTATTGTGGAAATAATCTCTGAGGCATTGACTTAGGACCTTGACCAAAGTCCTTCATTGCTGAAGGACACCTCAACGCCTTTCTTTGATTTTCTAAGTATGAAGACACCAGGAGGGGCCCTGATAAAGCCCTTTGAAGTCAGCAGAAAGGCTTTCAGGGATTTCCAGGTTTATCAAGCCAGACCCATGGCCAGCTCATCAAAACCAGGCATCGTTACCCAAGGCCTCTGCTAAAAAAGGTGTCCCTAGAGAGGGCTGCCACAGAGATTCCCCAGAAAGACAAGGAGCCTTTGGGTGCATCTGTGACCAGCAAGGTCTATGTGTGCCTGTGGCAGGGACGAGGGCTGCCTGAATCAAGGGCAGGTTCAGCTCAAGCATTTTTCTCCAGCACATCCAGCCTTGAGCTTTGCCTGTGTTTTGGGGCAggaaaggggattttttttcctgcttccttttccatcAGGACAGGGTGGCCCAGCATGTGGGACTGAGGGTTtgaaacagaaagcacaggTTCCTGTGGCTGGGCTGGCACCAACTGTACTGCAAGTCaattttgacaaaaaaattaaccttttaGCAGCCAGATAACAGGGTGTGCAGAACAACCCACAGAGAAACCGCCTGCATAGCCAAGTGTGGGCACCTCCAGCATCTAGACAGAGTGCTAGGGGGAGGCTTATGTTGTCTCTGCACTCAAGCAAGATTTGGGGTTCCCTGCCAGAGATGGCAAGGTGGCGTGGGCTTGGGATGGCCTCTGGGTCACACAAGAGTTTCATGTGCCTGTCTATCCCTTCCAATCTGCCTGTGGCAGCAGCCACTAAATCCCCACTTGCTTTTTGAGTGCTTTATAACCATTGTGTGAATTATCTCCGTGGGCTTCAGGACAGTGATGTCCAGGTAATAGGCCACAGAAGGCTTTCCTCAGCCTAAGCATATGTCTGTCAGATGCACTCCATGGGCACAACCTGGGAAATCACCCTCTCGACACCAGTGTGTTTATAGCAAGCTACTATCCCTAGGGTCAGGACAGTGAGCAGAGCATTGGAGAGTAGGTTTTTCCCTTTACCTTTGCTGGtggcagtgtgaaatgtgcagTTTTGAAGCCCTCCTCTGcctgtggagaagaaaaattgcaTTAGACCTCAGGGGATTCATTCAGGGACTGCAGagctcccacagctcccaacTGCCCTTGCCTTTGCTCCCTtctgtagtgacatgaggcaaccaggtgccaataattgccaggtagtgggcttgacctcgtgttaagcccacctgtgcctaattagggcaggcccctactgcgcatgagcaggattagggggccaataaaaggctcacACCTGGGTTAGCcaggggctggtttagccaccttcgGAGCAGTAGcgctgatccaggctggtcagagcaccattcgtgagattctactgcgacacctggttggaccttggagcaccgcacccatagaagaggtttgtcttgctacaccCTTCTATCAAGAAAAATCAACCTAGAGCATCCCAAAAACAGGAGTTTAATCCTGGAAAGCTTACAGCAATATACCTGCCCATCCCAGgctctttttgttgttttgtttttttttgtctaaaagaAAAAGTGTCCATTCTACCACTACCAACCCAGGGCAGGAGACGCCTCCCCCTCCATCCTCTCCCCGAGTTTCCCTGCACCCCAGCATTCCTATCCACAGCCCTCACGGGGGCTGGGGCCCCCAGCCAGCTCcttccatagaatcatagaatcatagaatcatgtcgaccttctttttcctctctttcagaAAGAGGTTGAAGATCAGTGAAACTATGTAGCATGGATTTTACTGCGTTCCAGCCTGATGATgtgtctctctccctctctctctctctttttttttcttttttttttttaatcttccaaTGCTATCTGGCCCTAATTCAAACCTTAAACATCTGCTGCTCTTCAACCCTTGCAGCCTGGGATGGGCGTTCAGCACCAGCACACCCTGTCACCCCAGCCCCAGTGCTACACCCCAGCATTCCCCACCAGTCCTTACATCCCACCCTGCCCTGACACACCCCAAAAGGATACCAGGCTCCCCTTTACCCCCTCCTCACCTTGCTGGATCTGCAGCTCCACGAATCCATGGGCAACTTGCAGGGTTTGTGGCTTGCCATGCTCCCTCCTGGCTTCCACTGCATAGCAGCAGTAATTCCCACTGTCCTGCAGTGTCAGGTTCATCACCACGATGTGGAAGGCACCATGGTGGTCAGGGACAAACTCCACCCCATGATGCCCCCCAAAAGGAGATTTTTGGGTACCGTTGCCCACTGGCTCGTGGTGCCTGCCTGGGTCATGGTGCAGCTCCTTGTCAGTGACATTGCGGATGTGCTTCTTCTCAGAGCAACTCTGGTCACCATTGCTGCTGAAGTACCAGGTTTTGTAGAGTAGGTCATGGTGGTCAGCAAGGGGACCACTGATCCGGCAGGTCAGGGTGACATTCTGGCCCTCTGGGCAGACGTAGAGCGAGTAGGGGGTGGTGATGAGGAAAGCTGATGGGCCTCCTGGCAGGGAGAAGAGATGATGGCTGGGTCAGAACCCACATCCCCCAGAGCTCACAGCAAAATGTGCCCCCTCTCCACCCCCACCATGGATACTTGTAGAGGCAATGCctgggggttgcagagagcaTCAACATCAGCCTGTGAAAAAAGGCTTCACCTTAGGCTTGCCTTAGGGCAAGAAAAACTCATGagctccctgctcagagggagaagggaggtggGAAGTACAGCATGAGCCCATCACTTGTTCTGGAGCAACatcctggcagggctggaagaGCCTGATTTCACCCTGGAGGAAAGCCATGCTTTAAATATAGTTGAGCTTTTAATAGCAGTGGGGAGGCAGAATTTTTCTTGGGCTGGCAAAGGAGGGTGATCTGGGGCAGAAAGGTGGGGGTCTCCCCAGTCACCTGCTTGTGAGGCACCAGACCTTCTGCAAAGCAGGGTATGGCTTGCAAAGGAGGAAATACAAGTACtacaaataaaaaggagaaaaaaatgcaaagaaagtaGTGAGGAGGAGCCTGTGTCCCCCATGAGAGAAGGCGGAGAATGGGTCCCGCCCTGCTGGTTTGTCAGCCCCCAGGGAGAAGGGGGaactgccaggagctgcttgaaaataaaaataattttcagaaagaaatctggAGACATAGTGGGAGGCCTGGCAGAGGCACAGGGGCATGTCAGGTGGAGGGGTTAAGGGAGGTAGGGGAGCATACCATGGCAATATTGGTCCCATCCCAGCACACTGGAGAAGGGTACTGGTGGGTACAGGGAGTTGTgtgggagagaagagaaaagagcaaagacACAGGAGTGTTTGGTGCTCTGGCTCTGCCACAGCTTTGTGTTTGCAGAAGTGCAAACACCATTTTCGAAAGCTGAAGAATAAGGAgattttatgtttgttttctttaagttaTTGAGAAACAGAGGTTTCTGGGGCTGGTTTGCAACAGAGAAGATGGTATGGGGAcaagctgtttctttttattttggtaaCATCCTGTTGTGCCATTAGTTCTACAGCCTTTTCACCTTGAGGTTTTTCACTTGCTATATCAAGCGGGTGTCAGTCATGGGTGGGGTGAGCTCTGCCTGCCCACAAGCCATCCAGCTGGGTGAGAGGCTCCCCACCtcatcccacctcatcccacctcatcccacctcatcccacctcatcccattccatcccatcccatctgaGAGCATCCTCCCCCTCTGGGCAGGGTC
This window contains:
- the VSIR gene encoding V-type immunoglobulin domain-containing suppressor of T-cell activation isoform X2, encoding MEAVSLQPGLLLAILCLLASHGGPSAFLITTPYSLYVCPEGQNVTLTCRISGPLADHHDLLYKTWYFSSNGDQSCSEKKHIRNVTDKELHHDPGRHHEPVGNGTQKSPFGGHHGVEFVPDHHGAFHIVVMNLTLQDSGNYCCYAVEARREHGKPQTLQVAHGFVELQIQQGRGGLQNCTFHTATSKDITAAALATGACIVGILCLPLILLLIYKQRQAVSSRCAHELVRMERAQGIENPVFEAVPSEPQPRPQLSYMASRLPSESGRHLLSEPSTPLSPPGPGESFFPTLDPVPDSPNSLKA
- the VSIR gene encoding V-type immunoglobulin domain-containing suppressor of T-cell activation isoform X1, with the protein product MEAVSLQPGLLLAILCLLASHGGPSAFLITTPYSLYVCPEGQNVTLTCRISGPLADHHDLLYKTWYFSSNGDQSCSEKKHIRNVTDKELHHDPGRHHEPVGNGTQKSPFGGHHGVEFVPDHHGAFHIVVMNLTLQDSGNYCCYAVEARREHGKPQTLQVAHGFVELQIQQGRGGLQNCTFHTATSKDITAAALATGACIVGILCLPLILLLIYKQRQAVSSRCAHELVRMESRAQGIENPVFEAVPSEPQPRPQLSYMASRLPSESGRHLLSEPSTPLSPPGPGESFFPTLDPVPDSPNSLKA